A part of Pantoea vagans genomic DNA contains:
- the secD gene encoding protein translocase subunit SecD — translation MLNRYPLWKYVMLVVVILVGLLYALPNLYGEDPAVQITGARGSAASEQTLDQIQSALKQDNIQSKSVALENGAITARFANTDVQLRAREAIMKALGENYVVALNLAPATPRWLTMLSAEPMKLGLDLRGGVHFLMEVDMDTALSKLQEQNADTLRSDLRTKNIPYTNVNKIANYGVEIRFRDAASRDAAISWLSSRHQDLVINSSGSDALRATMSDARLSEAREYAVQQNITILRNRVNQLGVAEPLVQRQGSDRIVVELPGIQDTARAKEILGATATLEFRLVNTSVDPTAAASGRVPGDSEVKDMRDGQPVVLYKRVILTGDHITDSTSSMDEYNQPQVNISLDGAGGNIMSNFTKDNIGKPMATLFVEYKDSGKKDANGRSILVKQEEVINVANIQSRLGNSFRITGINNPNEARQLSLLLRAGALIAPIQIVEERTIGPTMGQQNITQGLEACLWGLLASILFMVVFYKKFGLIATSALLVNLVLIVGIMSLLPGATLTMPGIAGIVLTLAVAVDANVLINERIKEELRNGRSVQQAIHEGYKGAFSSIVDANVTTLIKVIILYAVGTGSIKGFAITTAIGIATSMFTAIIGTRAIVNLVYGGKRINKLSI, via the coding sequence GTGTTAAATCGTTATCCTTTGTGGAAGTACGTAATGCTGGTCGTCGTGATTCTCGTCGGCCTGCTCTATGCGCTTCCCAACCTGTATGGTGAGGATCCGGCCGTTCAAATCACTGGTGCGCGCGGAAGCGCCGCCAGTGAGCAGACGTTGGATCAAATTCAGTCCGCATTAAAACAAGACAATATCCAGAGCAAATCTGTTGCGCTGGAAAATGGTGCGATTACCGCGCGTTTCGCTAATACGGATGTGCAGTTACGCGCCCGTGAAGCGATTATGAAAGCGCTGGGTGAAAACTACGTTGTCGCGCTGAACCTTGCGCCTGCTACGCCACGCTGGCTGACGATGCTGTCAGCAGAGCCGATGAAACTCGGTCTCGATCTGCGTGGTGGTGTGCACTTCCTGATGGAAGTGGACATGGACACCGCGCTCAGCAAGCTGCAGGAGCAGAATGCTGACACGCTGCGTAGCGACCTGCGCACCAAAAATATCCCCTACACCAACGTCAATAAAATCGCGAACTACGGCGTGGAAATTCGTTTCCGTGACGCTGCCAGCCGCGACGCGGCGATCTCCTGGCTGAGCTCGCGTCATCAGGATCTGGTGATCAACAGCAGCGGCAGCGATGCCCTGCGTGCCACCATGAGCGATGCCCGCCTCAGCGAAGCGCGTGAATATGCGGTTCAGCAGAACATTACGATTCTGCGTAACCGTGTAAACCAGCTGGGCGTAGCTGAACCGCTGGTTCAGCGTCAGGGTTCCGATCGCATCGTGGTTGAGCTGCCGGGTATTCAGGATACGGCGCGTGCCAAAGAGATCCTGGGCGCCACCGCGACGCTGGAATTCCGTCTGGTTAACACCAGCGTGGATCCGACTGCGGCGGCCAGTGGCCGTGTACCGGGTGACTCTGAAGTTAAAGACATGCGTGATGGCCAGCCGGTCGTGCTTTACAAGCGGGTGATCCTGACCGGTGACCATATCACCGACTCAACCTCCAGCATGGATGAGTACAACCAGCCACAGGTGAACATTTCACTGGATGGCGCAGGCGGTAACATCATGTCCAACTTCACCAAGGACAACATCGGCAAGCCGATGGCGACCCTGTTTGTGGAGTACAAGGACAGCGGTAAGAAAGATGCCAATGGCCGTTCCATTCTGGTGAAGCAGGAAGAGGTGATTAACGTCGCCAATATCCAGTCTCGCCTGGGGAACAGCTTCCGCATCACCGGTATCAACAACCCGAACGAAGCGCGTCAGCTGTCGCTGCTGCTGCGTGCTGGTGCGTTGATTGCGCCGATCCAGATTGTGGAAGAGCGGACTATCGGGCCGACCATGGGTCAGCAGAACATTACTCAGGGTCTGGAAGCCTGCCTGTGGGGTCTGCTTGCTTCGATCCTGTTTATGGTGGTGTTCTATAAGAAGTTTGGTCTGATTGCGACGAGTGCGCTGCTGGTTAACCTGGTGCTGATTGTCGGCATCATGTCCCTGCTGCCGGGCGCGACCCTGACCATGCCGGGTATTGCCGGTATCGTGTTAACGCTGGCGGTGGCAGTCGATGCCAACGTACTGATTAACGAACGTATTAAAGAAGAGCTGCGAAACGGGCGCTCGGTTCAGCAGGCAATTCATGAGGGCTACAAAGGCGCCTTCTCCAGTATTGTCGATGCGAACGTGACCACCCTGATCAAAGTTATCATTCTTTACGCGGTCGGCACCGGTTCGATCAAAGGCTTTGCGATTACCACCGCAATTGGTATCGCGACCTCAATGTTCACCGCGATTATCGGTACCCGTGCCATTGTTAACCTGGTTTACGGTGGCAAACGCATCAACAAGCTGTCTATCTGA
- the yajC gene encoding preprotein translocase subunit YajC produces MSLFISDAVAAAGAPSQGSPYSLVIMLVVFGLIFYFMILRPQQKRAKEHKKLMDSISKGDEVLTSGGLVGRVTKVSDTGYVAIALNDTNEVVIKRDFVAAVLPKGTIKAL; encoded by the coding sequence ATGAGCTTATTCATTTCTGACGCCGTGGCCGCAGCAGGCGCTCCGTCTCAGGGAAGTCCGTATTCTCTGGTGATCATGCTGGTGGTGTTTGGTCTGATTTTCTATTTCATGATCCTGCGTCCGCAGCAGAAACGTGCGAAAGAGCACAAGAAGCTGATGGATTCCATCTCTAAGGGTGATGAAGTGCTGACCAGCGGTGGCCTGGTAGGCCGCGTAACGAAAGTCTCTGACACGGGCTACGTAGCTATCGCGCTGAATGACACCAATGAAGTCGTCATTAAACGTGATTTCGTCGCCGCCGTGCTGCCGAAAGGCACTATCAAGGCGCTGTAA
- the tgt gene encoding tRNA guanosine(34) transglycosylase Tgt yields the protein MKFELDTTDGRARRGRLIFDRGVVETPAFMPVGTYGTVKGMTPEEVQETGAQIILGNTFHLWLRPGQEIMKLHGDLHDFMQWKGPILTDSGGFQVFSLGDIRKITEAGVHFRNPINGDPIFLDPEKSMEIQYDLGSDIVMIFDECTPYPADWDYAKRSMEMSLRWAQRSRDRFDSLGNKNALFGIIQGSVYEDLRDVSVKGLVEIGFDGYAVGGLAVGEPKQDMHRILEHVCPQLPQDKPRYLMGVGKPEDLVEGVRRGVDMFDCVMPTRNARNGHLFVTEGVVKIRNARYKDDTAPLDAECDCYTCRNYSRAYLYHLDRCNEILGARLNTIHNLRYYQRLMAGLRQAIEEGKLERFVTEFYQRTGKEVPPLTSDNSSMREI from the coding sequence GTGAAATTTGAACTTGATACCACAGACGGGCGCGCACGCCGTGGCCGTCTGATTTTTGATCGCGGCGTGGTGGAAACCCCGGCGTTTATGCCCGTTGGCACCTACGGCACCGTGAAAGGCATGACGCCGGAAGAAGTGCAGGAGACCGGCGCGCAGATCATTCTGGGTAATACCTTCCACCTCTGGCTGCGTCCGGGCCAGGAGATTATGAAACTGCATGGCGATCTGCATGACTTTATGCAGTGGAAAGGCCCGATCCTGACCGACTCCGGCGGCTTCCAGGTCTTCAGCCTGGGCGACATCCGTAAAATCACCGAAGCGGGCGTTCACTTCCGTAACCCGATCAATGGCGACCCGATCTTCCTCGATCCGGAAAAATCGATGGAGATTCAGTACGACCTGGGTTCCGACATCGTGATGATTTTCGATGAATGTACGCCGTACCCGGCTGACTGGGACTACGCCAAACGCTCTATGGAGATGTCGCTGCGCTGGGCGCAACGCAGCCGTGATCGTTTCGACAGCCTGGGAAATAAAAATGCCTTATTTGGCATTATTCAGGGCTCGGTTTACGAAGATTTACGAGATGTCTCGGTGAAAGGTCTGGTAGAGATTGGCTTTGATGGGTACGCTGTGGGCGGCCTGGCGGTGGGTGAGCCTAAGCAGGACATGCACCGTATTCTTGAGCACGTCTGTCCGCAGCTTCCGCAGGATAAACCGCGTTATCTGATGGGTGTCGGCAAGCCAGAAGATCTGGTTGAAGGCGTCCGTCGCGGCGTTGATATGTTTGACTGCGTGATGCCAACCCGTAATGCGCGAAATGGTCACCTGTTTGTAACCGAAGGTGTGGTGAAGATTCGCAACGCCCGCTACAAAGATGACACTGCGCCGCTGGATGCGGAGTGTGATTGTTACACCTGTCGCAATTATAGCCGTGCCTACTTGTATCATCTCGACCGTTGTAACGAAATACTGGGCGCGCGTCTGAATACTATCCACAATTTGCGCTACTACCAGCGTCTGATGGCAGGTTTACGCCAGGCCATCGAAGAGGGTAAATTAGAGCGCTTTGTAACTGAGTTTTACCAACGGACGGGCAAAGAAGTTCCGCCATTAACGTCTGATAATTCATCAATGAGGGAAATTTAA
- the queA gene encoding tRNA preQ1(34) S-adenosylmethionine ribosyltransferase-isomerase QueA: protein MRVADFAFELPESLIAHYPQAQRSGCRLLSLDGPSGALSHGVFTDVLDKLNPGDLLVFNNTRVIPARVFGRKASGGKIEMLVERMLDDKRVLAHVRASKAPKPGAELLLGEDESVKATMVARHDALFEIAFDDERAVLDILNSVGHMPLPPYIDRPDEEADRELYQTVYSARPGAVAAPTAGLHFDEPLLQALKEKGIEMAFVTLHVGAGTFQPVRVETIEEHHMHAEYAEVPQEVVDAVLACKARGNKVVAVGTTSVRSLESAAKASQDALIAPFFDDTQIFIYPGYEYQVIDALITNFHLPESTLIMLVSAFAGYQHTMAAYRAAVAEQYRFFSYGDAMFISKNPQAPLEKVGD from the coding sequence ATGCGTGTCGCCGATTTTGCTTTTGAACTGCCCGAATCCCTGATTGCTCACTATCCCCAGGCGCAGCGCAGCGGCTGTCGTCTGCTGTCGCTTGACGGTCCCAGCGGTGCGCTGTCGCACGGTGTTTTCACCGACGTGCTGGATAAGCTGAATCCAGGCGATCTGCTGGTGTTCAACAACACCCGTGTGATTCCGGCGCGCGTCTTTGGCCGTAAAGCCAGCGGCGGCAAAATCGAGATGCTGGTAGAGCGGATGCTCGACGACAAGCGCGTGCTGGCACATGTGCGCGCCTCAAAAGCGCCGAAGCCGGGGGCAGAGCTGCTGCTGGGCGAAGATGAGAGTGTGAAAGCGACCATGGTGGCACGCCACGATGCGCTGTTTGAGATCGCGTTTGATGATGAGCGCGCAGTGCTCGACATCCTCAACAGCGTCGGCCACATGCCACTGCCGCCGTATATCGACCGTCCGGATGAAGAGGCGGATCGCGAGCTTTATCAGACGGTTTACAGCGCCCGTCCGGGTGCCGTCGCGGCCCCGACAGCCGGCCTGCACTTCGATGAACCGCTGCTGCAGGCGCTGAAAGAGAAGGGCATTGAGATGGCCTTCGTGACGCTGCACGTCGGGGCGGGCACCTTCCAGCCGGTGCGTGTCGAGACCATCGAAGAGCATCACATGCACGCGGAGTATGCCGAAGTGCCGCAGGAGGTTGTTGACGCGGTGCTGGCCTGTAAAGCGCGTGGCAATAAAGTGGTCGCCGTCGGCACCACCTCTGTCCGTTCGCTGGAGAGTGCCGCCAAAGCGAGTCAGGATGCCCTGATTGCGCCGTTCTTCGACGATACCCAGATTTTTATCTATCCGGGCTATGAGTATCAGGTGATCGATGCGCTGATCACCAACTTCCATCTGCCCGAATCGACTCTGATTATGCTGGTCTCGGCGTTTGCCGGTTATCAGCACACCATGGCCGCGTACCGCGCAGCCGTGGCTGAGCAATATCGTTTCTTCAGTTATGGAGATGCGATGTTTATCAGCAAAAATCCGCAGGCGCCGCTGGAAAAAGTGGGCGACTGA
- a CDS encoding ACP phosphodiesterase, protein MNFLAHLHLAKLADSSLLGNLMADFVRGNPHQHWSAPVADGILMHRRLDVMTDALPEVRSARQLFRAETYRVAPITLDVIWDHFLARHWQQFTPDQTLVQFSATAEREILSQLADTPPEFQALNAVMWRERWFEHYAQPARLERVLHGMASRRPRLAALRDSYHDFTQHYDQLEALFFVFYPRLMALATSRTL, encoded by the coding sequence ATGAACTTTCTTGCTCATCTCCATCTGGCTAAGCTGGCCGACAGCTCCTTACTCGGCAATTTAATGGCCGACTTTGTGCGTGGCAACCCGCACCAGCACTGGTCCGCGCCTGTCGCAGACGGCATTCTGATGCATCGTCGTCTGGATGTTATGACGGATGCGCTGCCGGAAGTGCGCAGCGCCCGTCAGCTGTTCCGTGCGGAAACCTATCGTGTGGCACCGATTACGCTGGACGTCATCTGGGACCATTTTCTGGCCCGTCACTGGCAGCAATTTACGCCCGACCAGACGCTGGTGCAGTTTTCTGCCACCGCCGAGCGCGAAATCCTGTCGCAGCTGGCCGACACGCCTCCTGAATTTCAGGCACTCAACGCGGTGATGTGGCGCGAGCGCTGGTTTGAGCATTATGCCCAGCCTGCGCGGCTGGAGCGGGTGCTGCACGGCATGGCCAGCCGCCGTCCACGCCTGGCGGCACTGCGCGACTCCTACCACGATTTCACGCAACATTATGATCAGCTGGAAGCGCTGTTTTTTGTTTTTTATCCGCGTTTAATGGCGCTGGCGACCAGCAGAACCCTGTAA
- a CDS encoding inositol monophosphatase family protein — MSSASHSEIDARYRYACDIARAAGSRALSWYQQRQTLVVEHKRDLQDVVSEADRNVEALIKTLIAERFPEDIVYGEESGGEVEGAPFIWVVDPIDGTACFVNGLPNWCVSLAVVCEGEPVIGVVCDPNHQELFHARAGQGAWLNESRLQVHDAAHLNEGLLGISNSSRTPGESVSRLISGLIEQGGMFIRIGSGALTSAWAAAGRLIGYYEAHMHPWDSLPGIVLMREAGGVTNDYLRNEGLKNGNPVLLANAALYPKIKALTGNGALEE; from the coding sequence ATGTCATCCGCTTCGCATTCTGAAATAGACGCGCGTTACCGTTACGCCTGCGACATCGCCCGTGCGGCGGGCAGCCGGGCCCTGTCATGGTATCAGCAGCGTCAGACACTGGTCGTGGAACACAAAAGGGATTTGCAGGACGTGGTCAGCGAGGCTGATCGTAACGTTGAGGCATTAATTAAGACCTTAATCGCTGAACGTTTTCCTGAGGATATCGTCTATGGCGAAGAGAGCGGCGGCGAGGTTGAGGGTGCGCCCTTTATCTGGGTTGTCGATCCAATTGATGGCACCGCCTGTTTCGTCAACGGCCTGCCTAACTGGTGCGTTTCGCTGGCGGTGGTCTGCGAAGGGGAACCGGTGATCGGCGTAGTCTGCGATCCCAATCATCAGGAGCTGTTCCACGCACGGGCAGGCCAGGGGGCATGGCTGAATGAAAGTCGCCTGCAGGTGCATGACGCAGCGCATCTCAACGAGGGTTTACTTGGCATCAGTAACTCCAGCCGGACGCCGGGCGAAAGCGTCTCACGCCTGATCAGCGGCTTAATTGAACAGGGCGGTATGTTTATTCGCATCGGTTCGGGTGCGCTGACCAGCGCCTGGGCGGCAGCCGGTCGGCTGATTGGTTACTACGAAGCGCATATGCATCCTTGGGATAGTCTGCCGGGCATCGTTCTTATGCGCGAAGCAGGCGGTGTCACCAATGATTATCTGCGTAATGAAGGCCTGAAAAACGGTAACCCGGTGTTGCTGGCCAATGCGGCCCTGTATCCAAAAATTAAAGCGCTGACCGGTAATGGCGCACTGGAAGAGTAA
- a CDS encoding histidine-type phosphatase: MTLPTLCRCALILGSLWLLSPATQAADYQLEKVVELSRHGVRPPTPGNRKEIEAASQQPWTQWTTADGELTGHGYSAVVNKGRWEGDHYRQLGLLSAGCPDAAQVYVRASPLQRTRATAAALTDGAFPGCGVPVHHVAGDVDPLFQSEKLTVTRTDPAQELAAKQQKAGDLAHLQQQLQPAIQQLKAAVCPPATDCPLFDAPWTFRQTRNGNSYVYGLSVMASMVETLRLGYSENLPFDQLAWGHITTAAQITSLLPLLTANYDLSNDVLYLAQRRGSILLSTMLEAIAADSSPGRWLVLVAHDTNIAMVRTLMDFNWQLPGYSRGNIPPGSSLVLERWRDTRSGERFLRLYFQAQSLDGIRQLQPIDDKHPLLQQEWHQPDCRVTDAGLLCPYQSTLTQLRKNLDNSAVLPVSVILP; the protein is encoded by the coding sequence ATGACGCTGCCAACCCTGTGCCGCTGTGCGCTAATCCTTGGTTCTCTCTGGCTGTTAAGCCCGGCGACACAGGCGGCGGATTACCAGCTGGAGAAAGTGGTTGAACTGAGCCGTCACGGCGTACGTCCACCCACGCCAGGCAATCGTAAAGAGATTGAAGCCGCCAGCCAGCAACCCTGGACACAGTGGACCACTGCCGATGGCGAGCTGACAGGTCACGGCTACAGTGCCGTGGTGAATAAAGGACGCTGGGAAGGCGATCACTATCGCCAGCTTGGCCTGCTGAGCGCGGGCTGTCCGGATGCGGCTCAGGTCTACGTGCGCGCCAGTCCGCTGCAGCGCACCCGCGCCACAGCCGCGGCGCTGACGGATGGGGCGTTTCCCGGCTGCGGCGTGCCGGTGCATCACGTCGCGGGCGATGTGGATCCCCTGTTTCAGAGTGAAAAGCTGACGGTCACCCGGACCGATCCCGCGCAGGAACTGGCTGCTAAACAGCAGAAAGCGGGCGATCTGGCACACCTGCAACAGCAACTGCAACCGGCGATTCAGCAGCTGAAAGCCGCCGTCTGTCCCCCCGCAACGGATTGTCCCCTGTTTGATGCGCCCTGGACGTTCCGGCAAACCCGCAACGGGAATAGTTACGTTTACGGGCTGAGCGTGATGGCGAGCATGGTGGAGACGCTGCGACTGGGCTACAGCGAAAATCTGCCGTTTGATCAGCTCGCCTGGGGACACATCACCACGGCCGCGCAGATCACCTCGCTGCTGCCGCTGCTGACCGCCAACTACGATCTCAGCAACGACGTACTCTACCTAGCACAGCGCCGTGGCTCGATACTGCTCAGCACGATGCTGGAAGCGATCGCTGCCGACAGCTCGCCGGGCCGCTGGCTGGTTCTCGTCGCGCATGACACCAATATTGCGATGGTGCGCACCCTGATGGACTTTAACTGGCAGTTACCCGGCTATTCTCGCGGTAACATTCCGCCGGGCAGCAGTCTGGTGCTGGAGCGCTGGCGCGACACCCGCAGCGGCGAGCGTTTTTTGCGGCTCTATTTTCAGGCGCAGAGTCTGGATGGCATCCGCCAGCTGCAACCGATTGATGATAAACATCCGTTATTACAGCAGGAATGGCATCAGCCCGACTGCAGAGTTACCGATGCCGGCCTGCTCTGCCCTTATCAATCCACACTGACTCAGCTGCGTAAAAACCTGGATAACAGCGCTGTGCTGCCGGTTTCGGTTATATTGCCATGA
- the proY gene encoding proline-specific permease ProY, with the protein MQETNKLKRGLSTRHIRFMALGSAIGTGLFYGSADAIKMAGPSVLLAYIIGGAVAYIIMRALGEMSVNNPQASSFSRYAQDYLGPMAGYITGWTYCFEILIVAIADVTAFGIYMGVWFPEVPHWIWVLSVVLIIGAVNLMSVKVFGEVEFWFSFFKVATIIVMILAGFGMIIWGIGNGGQPTGIHNLWTNGGFFAHGVVGMLLSLQMVMFAYGGIEIIGITAGEAKDPEKSIPRAINSVPWRILVFYVGTLFVIMSIYPWNQVGTSGSPFVLTFQHLGIAAAASILNFVVLTASLSAINSDVFGVGRMLHGMAQQGHAPKVFMKVSSRGIPWVTVVVMMFAMLIAVYLNYLMPEKVFLVIASLATFATVWVWIMILLSQIAFRRKIGKEAASKLQFALPGGSWTAGVGVAFLCFIIGLIGYFPDTRISLYVGMVWIVVLLLGYKLVRKPR; encoded by the coding sequence ATGCAAGAAACCAACAAGCTCAAACGCGGACTGAGCACGCGCCACATCCGTTTTATGGCGCTGGGATCGGCGATTGGCACCGGGCTGTTTTACGGTTCCGCTGACGCGATAAAAATGGCCGGACCGAGCGTGCTGCTCGCCTACATCATCGGCGGGGCAGTGGCGTATATCATCATGCGCGCGCTGGGTGAGATGTCCGTTAACAATCCTCAGGCCAGCTCTTTCTCCCGCTACGCGCAGGACTATCTTGGGCCGATGGCGGGCTATATCACCGGCTGGACCTACTGTTTTGAAATCCTGATTGTGGCGATAGCGGACGTTACCGCGTTCGGCATCTATATGGGCGTCTGGTTCCCTGAGGTGCCGCACTGGATTTGGGTGCTGAGCGTGGTGCTGATCATCGGTGCCGTCAATCTGATGAGCGTGAAGGTGTTCGGCGAAGTGGAGTTCTGGTTCTCCTTCTTCAAAGTCGCCACCATCATTGTGATGATTCTGGCCGGTTTCGGCATGATTATCTGGGGGATTGGCAACGGCGGTCAGCCGACCGGTATCCATAACCTGTGGACCAACGGTGGCTTCTTCGCCCACGGCGTCGTCGGCATGCTGCTGTCGCTGCAGATGGTAATGTTCGCCTATGGCGGCATCGAAATCATCGGTATCACTGCGGGTGAAGCGAAAGATCCGGAGAAGTCGATTCCGCGCGCGATTAACTCGGTGCCGTGGCGCATTCTGGTGTTCTACGTTGGCACGCTGTTTGTGATTATGTCGATCTATCCGTGGAATCAGGTAGGAACCTCGGGCAGCCCGTTTGTGCTGACCTTCCAGCATCTGGGGATCGCGGCAGCCGCCTCTATCCTCAATTTCGTCGTGCTGACCGCGTCACTCTCGGCGATTAACAGCGATGTGTTTGGCGTGGGCCGTATGCTGCACGGGATGGCGCAGCAGGGCCATGCGCCGAAAGTCTTTATGAAGGTTTCGTCGCGCGGCATTCCCTGGGTGACGGTGGTGGTGATGATGTTCGCCATGCTGATTGCGGTTTATCTCAACTACCTGATGCCGGAAAAAGTCTTCCTGGTCATCGCCTCGCTGGCGACCTTTGCAACGGTGTGGGTCTGGATCATGATTCTGCTGTCGCAGATTGCCTTCCGTCGCAAAATTGGCAAAGAGGCAGCGAGTAAGCTGCAGTTTGCGCTGCCAGGTGGCAGCTGGACGGCTGGCGTCGGCGTGGCGTTCCTCTGCTTTATTATCGGTCTGATTGGTTATTTCCCCGATACCCGCATTTCACTCTATGTTGGCATGGTGTGGATTGTGGTGCTGCTGCTGGGCTATAAGCTGGTGCGTAAACCACGCTAA
- the brnQ gene encoding branched-chain amino acid transporter carrier protein BrnQ codes for MTHRLTSKDILALGFMTFALFVGAGNIIFPPMVGIQSGEHVWTAAIGFLITAVGLPVMTVIALARVGGGVDALSTPIGKVAGIVLATVCYLAVGPLFATPRTATVSFEMGIAPLTGDGALPLFIYSLIYFALVIGVSLYPGKLLDTVGHFLAPLKIIALTVLGVAALVWPAGGTIPATADYQRAAFSSGFVNGYLTMDTLGALVFGIVIVNAARSRGVDNAALLTRYTVLAGLIAGLGLTLVYLCLFKLGAGSGALVDQNANGAAILHAYVQHTFGSMGSFFLAALIFVACMVTAVGLTCACAEFFAQYLPLSYKTLVFILGLFSMVVSNLGLSHLIQISIPVLTAIYPPCIVLVVLSFTLNWWNKSSRIIAPAMLVSLLFGIVDAIKTTGFKDLLPAFSQHLPLADQGLAWLPPSLVMLLIAAVVDRVKGPEQVTVHS; via the coding sequence ATGACACATCGTTTAACTTCGAAGGACATTCTCGCGCTGGGCTTTATGACATTTGCCCTGTTTGTTGGCGCGGGCAACATCATTTTCCCGCCCATGGTCGGTATTCAGTCTGGCGAACACGTCTGGACAGCCGCCATCGGCTTTCTGATTACCGCTGTTGGTCTGCCCGTGATGACCGTGATCGCCCTGGCCCGCGTCGGCGGCGGCGTGGATGCGCTCAGCACCCCGATTGGCAAGGTCGCTGGCATCGTGCTGGCCACCGTGTGCTATCTGGCTGTCGGGCCGCTGTTTGCCACGCCGCGCACGGCAACCGTCTCGTTTGAGATGGGCATTGCACCGCTGACCGGCGATGGCGCGCTGCCGCTGTTCATCTATAGCCTGATCTACTTTGCGCTGGTGATTGGCGTGTCGCTCTATCCGGGCAAGCTGCTCGACACGGTAGGGCACTTCCTGGCGCCACTAAAAATTATCGCGCTGACCGTGCTGGGCGTGGCTGCACTGGTGTGGCCCGCAGGCGGCACCATTCCGGCGACCGCGGACTATCAGCGTGCGGCGTTCTCCAGCGGTTTCGTTAATGGTTATCTGACCATGGATACACTGGGCGCGCTGGTGTTCGGCATCGTGATCGTTAACGCCGCCCGTTCACGTGGTGTTGATAATGCTGCGCTGCTGACCCGTTATACCGTGCTGGCAGGACTGATTGCCGGTCTGGGCCTGACGCTGGTCTACCTCTGCCTGTTTAAACTGGGCGCAGGCAGCGGGGCGCTGGTGGATCAAAATGCTAACGGCGCAGCGATTCTGCACGCGTATGTTCAGCATACCTTTGGCAGCATGGGCAGCTTCTTCCTGGCCGCGCTGATCTTCGTCGCCTGTATGGTGACCGCCGTCGGCCTGACCTGTGCCTGTGCGGAATTTTTTGCGCAATACCTGCCGTTGTCGTATAAAACGCTGGTGTTTATTCTGGGTCTGTTCTCGATGGTGGTGTCGAATCTCGGCCTGAGCCACCTGATTCAGATCTCCATCCCGGTACTGACGGCGATCTATCCGCCCTGTATCGTGCTGGTGGTGCTGAGTTTCACCCTTAACTGGTGGAATAAGAGCAGCCGGATTATCGCGCCAGCGATGCTGGTCAGCCTGCTGTTTGGCATTGTTGATGCGATTAAAACCACCGGGTTTAAAGATTTGCTGCCGGCATTCAGTCAGCACCTGCCGCTGGCTGACCAGGGGCTTGCCTGGTTGCCACCGTCGCTGGTAATGCTGCTGATTGCTGCTGTTGTGGATCGGGTGAAAGGACCGGAACAGGTGACGGTTCACTCGTAA